The sequence GTCTTCTCTGGAGGGGAGGCAACTCTCTTTGCGGGGCTTCCTTTGTGGATGGAGGAGGTGAGGTCGTTAGGCTTTAAGATCAAGCTTGACACCAATGGCACCAACCCTGCCATGCTCAAAGAGCTTCTCCAAAAAGGCTATTTGGACTATGTGGCGATGGATTTTAAGGGCAAGGAAGAGCGCTTTGGGATGATCACGGGAAGGGAGTTTTATGGGAGATTTTTGGAGAGTCTAGAGATTCTTCTCTCTAGCTCGATTCCTTTTGAGATTCGCACCACGGTGCACTCTTACTTGCTCCAAGAGGAAGATATTGCGGAGATGGCCGCTCTGCTTAAAGAGCGAGGCTATAAGGGAGCCTTTTACCTGCAGCACTTTGTGGGGGAAAAAGAGACGCTCAAACCCCTGCCTGAATCAAGAAGATTGAAATTAGATGAAGAGGCGATAGAAACTAAAATTATTTGGAGGTGAAAAATGGCAATTGTTGGAAGCTTGGATCGATTTGAGGGTTTGTGCAAAAAGACGCAAGCGTTACAGTGCGTGTGGGATTACATGAAAAGTGCCATGCAAGAAGGAAATGAAGCGCGAGAGCGTATCACAAAACTTCCGCTCAAATCTCCGCAAAAGCTTGATCTAGGGAATGGGATTTTTGTGATTGAGCAGGCATACATGACCAAGCCTTATGAAGAAGCTTTTTTTGAGAGCCATCAGAAGTATATAGATTTTCAATTGGTTTTAGCGGGGAAAGAGATATTTGCTACGGGTGAAAAGGGTGATTTCGCCCTAGTTGAACCCTATAATGAGGCAAAAGATCTGATCGTCTATTCTCCGCTTGAAAAAGAGTGCTCCTCGCTGGTGCTGCACCAAGGATTTTTGGCGATTCTCTTTCCTTATGATGTCCATGCGGGCTCTTTGAAAGTTGGAAAAGAGAGCGAAAGAGTCAGCAAAAGTGTCATTAAGGTTCCCGTGGAGCTTGTGAAACACTCGCTGTGATGCATTGGCAAGAGCGGCTCAATCTCTATGGAAAAGAGGGGATTCCCTGCTTTTTCCTTATTGATTACGCCAAGC comes from Wolinella succinogenes DSM 1740 and encodes:
- a CDS encoding anaerobic ribonucleoside-triphosphate reductase activating protein, which codes for MTPTPLHSITPFSMLDFPSMLSCILWFSGCNLACSYCYNPEFLKESGKIDLEGLLSFLRSRVGLLEGVVFSGGEATLFAGLPLWMEEVRSLGFKIKLDTNGTNPAMLKELLQKGYLDYVAMDFKGKEERFGMITGREFYGRFLESLEILLSSSIPFEIRTTVHSYLLQEEDIAEMAALLKERGYKGAFYLQHFVGEKETLKPLPESRRLKLDEEAIETKIIWR
- a CDS encoding YhcH/YjgK/YiaL family protein, with translation MAIVGSLDRFEGLCKKTQALQCVWDYMKSAMQEGNEARERITKLPLKSPQKLDLGNGIFVIEQAYMTKPYEEAFFESHQKYIDFQLVLAGKEIFATGEKGDFALVEPYNEAKDLIVYSPLEKECSSLVLHQGFLAILFPYDVHAGSLKVGKESERVSKSVIKVPVELVKHSL